A single genomic interval of Terriglobus albidus harbors:
- the bcsA gene encoding UDP-forming cellulose synthase catalytic subunit gives MRVVRWLIVLVVLFLAFQFISLYLSWQKQAILGAVLVVTAIVMNRISTSKVVTISLMLLSVVITSRYGWWRIGQLIDYFSDEANNPYKIDSVLMLILLSAEIYTILIMVLGYMQTVWPLQRRPVPLPADEELWPHIDLLIPTYNEPLSLVRYTALAALNIDYPPEKLHVYVLDDGVRDEYRLFCEEAGIGYKVREKHTHAKAGNINTALETMDSPLVTIFDCDHVPTRSFLQMTVGWFLQDEKLAMLQTPHHFYSSDPFERNLRQYHSIPNEGELFYGIIQDGNDLWNATFFCGSCAVIRRSALDEVGGIATETVTEDAHTSLRLQKLGYNTAYINIAMAAGLATETLAAHVGQRIRWARGMIQILRTDNPLLARGMKMTQRLCYFNAMAHFMYAVPRLVFLCAPLVYMLFSRTIIPGYWVAILAYALPHLIISSMTNSRVQGTHRHSFWNEIYETVLAPYILMPTTLALLNPKLGKFNVTDKGSTLMETRFDRSIAAPTTWLLLFNLLGLFMAPYRYFRTDPGHPGTVLSNTAWIVFNIIILGVAAACAHEQKQRRKAVRIEARIGIRARLADGREVSGSTFDISVGGASIVLDENVHLEKGDILEMSFPMQTKSRTVKAKVLAILSGEIRIAFYHPTVVEQETLARVLYSRADSWVSIEREVEVDRPLVSFARVARLSLTGLYQVTRGLFASKSVIFFALLLLGGMGHAQTTPQQFAPPQVQLPPQTFHPPAVGNGPAPAPGPAKKAVAPKRQPVPAAPAPKPEPVKQTAVQPSTPAPSASPVAPLPAAPAQAPAVAQSVPETASAAGTAKPIRITLKDMGMDSGIELRGPHSYYPVGFSLPYTFVSRHAVLKVSYKLAPGVTPHPGMLRVSLNNSNVGEIPVVNTSGFAYAETDLPTDTLIRSNGLTFEFTSNGIFQTEDQAKAQAQGWIGATSTVEITGDSLPFRNDIGLLPMPFLDRDLQTTTTIPFVFLSQPGLKTLQAAGVVASWFGTQVGPKPIRYTASLEQFSEGNVVVFADSAAKLPESLRPAQPEPGPYVAVRRNPYDANGTVLIVAGNDQDQLLAAARGLAQRKGAPTARMTEPSQPEGDTLRVNDTSLPSQRDIDDAPRWMPTNRLVSLADYSSKDLLKTDGSHPVPIYFHVPPDLFYGEVQNLRMLVSYRYNAATIRPGSALRTYVNGTLVNEAPLAVGTGTVDRQRQIVVPVAAMRPFGNTLQFSFDFIPTKVGAATEGEILSNSALDIRNLPHYAGLPDLELFANAAFPFTRRADLSETTVIMPANPTANEISLYLHLMSHSGSQTGYPVLRVEVAGPDAVLGKDRDYVILGSVQSQPVFSSLDTSLPVTFAGDAIQVKQGQGALARLKDLWQRIAGRFVTRELPSNDGGRIDAMIEGIESPASPGRTLVLIALRDDGAAKLFEDVFVDRSQASDIGSSVSLLRNGKFQSYGTNDRVYYVGNQSPYRLMRIWMAQYFITLVIAMVVFSLMLGVWIRQYLAERAHARLAVGYESVNS, from the coding sequence ATGCGAGTAGTCCGCTGGCTGATCGTCCTTGTGGTCCTGTTTTTGGCGTTCCAGTTCATCAGTCTGTACCTGAGCTGGCAAAAGCAGGCCATTCTCGGCGCCGTACTGGTGGTTACGGCCATCGTCATGAACCGTATTTCCACATCCAAGGTGGTGACCATCAGCCTGATGCTGCTTTCGGTCGTCATTACCAGCCGGTATGGCTGGTGGCGTATCGGGCAATTGATCGACTATTTCTCGGACGAGGCCAATAACCCCTACAAGATCGATTCAGTGCTGATGCTGATCCTGCTGTCGGCAGAGATCTACACCATCCTGATCATGGTGCTGGGCTATATGCAGACGGTATGGCCTCTCCAGCGTCGTCCCGTGCCCCTGCCGGCGGATGAAGAACTCTGGCCGCACATCGATCTGCTGATTCCCACCTACAATGAACCCCTCTCTCTGGTCCGCTATACCGCCCTGGCGGCCTTGAACATCGACTATCCGCCGGAAAAGCTGCATGTCTACGTTCTCGATGACGGTGTCCGGGACGAGTACCGGTTGTTCTGCGAAGAGGCGGGAATCGGGTACAAGGTTCGGGAAAAACATACCCATGCCAAGGCCGGCAACATCAACACGGCGCTCGAGACGATGGACTCGCCACTGGTGACCATCTTCGACTGCGACCACGTACCCACCCGCAGCTTCCTGCAGATGACGGTCGGCTGGTTCCTTCAGGACGAAAAGCTGGCCATGTTGCAGACTCCGCACCACTTCTACTCGTCTGATCCGTTTGAACGCAACCTGCGCCAATATCACTCCATTCCGAACGAGGGCGAGCTGTTCTACGGCATTATTCAGGACGGCAACGATCTGTGGAATGCGACGTTTTTCTGCGGGTCATGCGCTGTCATTCGCCGCAGCGCCCTGGATGAGGTTGGCGGCATTGCGACCGAAACGGTGACTGAGGATGCCCACACCTCGCTTCGGCTTCAGAAGCTGGGATACAACACGGCGTATATCAACATTGCGATGGCTGCCGGATTGGCGACCGAGACACTGGCAGCACATGTGGGACAGCGAATCCGCTGGGCACGCGGCATGATCCAGATCCTGCGTACCGATAACCCGCTGCTGGCGCGTGGGATGAAGATGACCCAGCGCCTGTGCTACTTCAATGCCATGGCGCACTTTATGTATGCGGTTCCGCGCCTGGTATTCCTATGCGCCCCACTGGTCTATATGCTCTTCAGCCGGACGATCATTCCCGGCTACTGGGTCGCCATTCTTGCATATGCTCTGCCGCACCTCATCATTTCCAGCATGACCAACTCGCGCGTGCAGGGGACACACCGGCACTCCTTCTGGAATGAGATCTATGAGACGGTGCTGGCGCCTTACATCCTGATGCCGACCACGCTGGCGTTGCTGAATCCCAAGCTCGGCAAGTTCAATGTGACCGATAAGGGCAGCACGTTGATGGAGACGCGGTTTGACCGTTCCATCGCCGCGCCAACAACATGGCTGCTGCTTTTCAATCTTCTTGGATTGTTCATGGCGCCTTATCGCTATTTCAGGACTGACCCGGGACATCCGGGTACGGTGCTGAGTAATACGGCCTGGATCGTGTTCAACATCATCATCCTGGGAGTTGCCGCGGCGTGCGCGCACGAGCAGAAGCAGCGCCGGAAAGCGGTTCGCATCGAAGCGCGGATTGGCATACGGGCGCGCTTGGCCGATGGACGTGAGGTGTCCGGATCGACCTTCGATATCTCGGTCGGTGGGGCCTCAATCGTGCTGGATGAGAATGTGCACCTGGAGAAGGGAGACATCCTTGAGATGTCCTTCCCCATGCAGACGAAGTCTCGTACGGTAAAGGCCAAAGTGCTGGCGATCCTCTCTGGGGAAATCCGCATCGCGTTCTACCACCCGACCGTGGTTGAGCAGGAAACCCTGGCGCGCGTGCTGTACTCCCGAGCTGATTCCTGGGTGAGCATCGAACGCGAAGTTGAGGTGGATCGCCCGCTCGTCAGCTTCGCGCGAGTGGCCAGGCTGTCGCTTACCGGGCTGTATCAGGTGACGCGCGGTCTGTTTGCTTCGAAGAGTGTGATCTTCTTCGCTCTTCTGCTGCTTGGCGGAATGGGGCATGCCCAGACAACGCCACAGCAATTCGCGCCGCCGCAGGTTCAGTTGCCTCCGCAGACCTTCCACCCACCGGCCGTTGGAAATGGGCCGGCTCCAGCGCCCGGTCCTGCGAAGAAAGCTGTAGCCCCTAAACGTCAGCCGGTGCCCGCAGCTCCAGCCCCTAAGCCGGAGCCGGTTAAGCAGACTGCGGTTCAGCCATCGACACCGGCTCCTTCAGCAAGTCCCGTCGCTCCTTTACCAGCAGCGCCGGCACAGGCGCCGGCTGTAGCTCAGAGCGTGCCGGAGACCGCATCGGCTGCAGGTACCGCAAAGCCGATCCGGATCACGCTGAAAGACATGGGAATGGACAGCGGCATCGAACTCCGCGGACCGCACAGCTACTACCCCGTGGGGTTTTCGCTACCGTATACCTTCGTCTCCCGCCATGCCGTTCTGAAGGTCAGCTATAAGCTGGCTCCGGGTGTCACGCCTCACCCGGGCATGTTGCGGGTCTCTCTCAATAACAGCAATGTCGGTGAGATTCCGGTTGTAAACACCAGTGGTTTTGCCTATGCCGAGACCGACCTTCCGACCGATACGCTCATCCGCAGCAATGGTCTGACGTTCGAGTTCACCAGCAACGGCATCTTTCAGACAGAGGACCAGGCGAAGGCGCAGGCGCAGGGATGGATCGGCGCCACCTCGACGGTTGAGATCACCGGCGACAGCCTTCCATTCCGCAACGATATCGGTTTGCTGCCGATGCCTTTTCTCGATCGGGATCTGCAAACAACCACCACGATCCCGTTTGTCTTTCTCTCGCAGCCTGGTCTGAAGACGTTGCAGGCTGCCGGTGTGGTTGCGTCGTGGTTCGGCACGCAAGTAGGTCCGAAGCCCATTCGTTACACAGCATCTCTAGAGCAGTTCAGTGAAGGAAATGTCGTTGTCTTCGCCGACAGCGCGGCGAAGCTTCCGGAGAGCTTGAGACCCGCGCAGCCGGAGCCAGGCCCCTATGTTGCGGTGCGGAGAAATCCTTACGATGCAAACGGAACCGTGCTGATCGTTGCCGGGAATGATCAGGACCAACTGTTGGCCGCGGCGCGTGGGTTGGCGCAGAGAAAAGGTGCTCCCACAGCCAGGATGACGGAGCCGTCGCAGCCCGAAGGAGACACGCTGCGCGTCAACGATACGTCGTTGCCCTCACAGCGTGACATTGACGATGCACCTCGCTGGATGCCGACGAATCGCCTGGTAAGTCTGGCCGATTATTCGAGCAAAGACCTGCTCAAGACGGATGGATCGCATCCGGTGCCGATCTACTTCCATGTGCCACCGGACCTCTTTTATGGGGAGGTGCAGAACCTTCGCATGCTGGTGAGCTACCGCTATAACGCGGCCACCATCCGGCCTGGTTCGGCTTTGCGGACCTATGTGAACGGAACGCTGGTCAATGAGGCTCCGCTGGCGGTGGGAACTGGGACGGTCGATCGTCAGCGGCAGATCGTCGTGCCCGTGGCTGCAATGCGTCCGTTCGGTAATACGCTACAGTTCAGTTTCGATTTCATCCCAACCAAGGTGGGCGCTGCGACCGAGGGAGAGATCCTGAGCAACTCGGCGCTGGACATCCGGAACCTGCCGCACTATGCGGGACTGCCTGATCTGGAACTCTTTGCCAATGCTGCGTTCCCATTCACGCGCCGGGCCGATCTCTCGGAGACGACGGTGATCATGCCGGCGAACCCCACCGCGAATGAGATCTCTCTGTATCTGCATCTGATGAGCCACAGCGGCTCTCAGACCGGATATCCGGTGTTACGCGTTGAGGTCGCCGGACCGGATGCTGTCCTCGGTAAAGACCGTGACTACGTGATCCTGGGCAGCGTGCAGAGCCAGCCGGTCTTCAGCTCATTGGATACATCGCTGCCGGTAACCTTCGCCGGAGATGCCATCCAGGTGAAGCAGGGACAAGGAGCGCTGGCTCGGTTGAAGGATCTGTGGCAGCGGATTGCGGGCCGTTTCGTCACGCGCGAGCTTCCTTCCAATGACGGAGGCCGCATCGATGCCATGATCGAAGGAATCGAATCGCCGGCATCACCCGGGCGTACTCTTGTCCTCATCGCGTTGCGTGACGACGGTGCGGCCAAGCTCTTTGAAGATGTCTTTGTGGACCGCTCCCAGGCGAGCGATATCGGCAGCTCGGTTAGTCTCCTGCGTAATGGAAAGTTCCAGTCGTATGGCACGAACGACCGTGTCTACTATGTAGGGAATCAGTCACCGTACCGATTGATGCGCATCTGGATGGCACAGTACTTCATCACGCTTGTGATCGCGATGGTGGTCTTCAGCCTGATGCTGGGTGTCTGGATCCGTCAGTATCTGGCAGAGCGGGCTCATGCCCGCCTTGCGGTTGGCTATGAATCGGTGAACAGTTAA
- a CDS encoding DMT family transporter: MKPRHIAQIFLLSAVWGISFLMIRIAATTFPPVWVGMLRSGSGAVLLLVLLKLRGNRLPPRKMLPWLLAVALFNNAIPFSFFAWGEQTVPSNTAAVLNATLPIWTMLLGMAVHRTKMGLATILGVLIGFGGVALVVYSRTSDPAPGQGNLTLGITVIVLATLGYATATLIAKAKLQGLDPIGLATAQLSLAATMLAPVAALTRHPAHITLPPVLAILVLGFAGSGVAYFLYFNLLAHIPATHVVAVTYLLPIWGIFWGLVAHEQVAPLAYVGVLVVIAGLILMNSSMRRPSQKIEPGPEPRPESRPAATPATACEAVKN, from the coding sequence ATGAAGCCACGGCACATTGCGCAGATCTTCCTGCTCTCGGCAGTATGGGGTATCTCGTTCCTCATGATCCGGATTGCGGCGACCACCTTCCCTCCTGTCTGGGTAGGAATGCTCCGTTCCGGCTCAGGTGCAGTCCTGCTGCTTGTCCTGCTGAAACTCAGGGGAAACCGGCTCCCTCCACGGAAGATGCTGCCCTGGCTCCTCGCCGTGGCTCTGTTCAATAACGCCATTCCCTTCAGCTTCTTTGCCTGGGGAGAGCAGACTGTGCCCAGCAATACGGCTGCCGTCCTGAATGCGACTCTCCCGATCTGGACCATGCTCTTAGGCATGGCCGTCCACCGCACGAAGATGGGACTGGCAACGATACTCGGAGTCTTGATCGGCTTCGGCGGCGTGGCCCTGGTGGTTTACAGCCGCACCTCCGACCCAGCTCCGGGGCAAGGCAATCTGACCCTGGGAATCACCGTAATTGTGCTGGCGACGCTCGGTTACGCGACCGCTACTCTTATCGCGAAAGCCAAACTGCAAGGGCTCGATCCCATCGGCCTGGCAACCGCCCAGCTCTCGCTGGCAGCAACGATGCTGGCTCCAGTAGCCGCCCTTACGCGGCATCCAGCCCACATCACGCTACCGCCTGTCCTCGCCATCCTGGTTCTTGGCTTTGCTGGGAGCGGCGTTGCCTACTTCCTGTACTTCAACCTGCTGGCCCACATTCCCGCCACACACGTGGTCGCCGTGACCTACCTCTTGCCGATCTGGGGCATCTTCTGGGGGCTTGTGGCGCATGAACAGGTTGCGCCCCTTGCCTATGTAGGAGTGCTGGTGGTGATCGCTGGCCTCATTCTGATGAACAGCAGCATGCGCAGGCCTTCCCAAAAAATCGAGCCCGGACCAGAACCTAGACCAGAATCCAGACCAGCCGCTACACCGGCAACAGCCTGCGAAGCGGTAAAGAATTAG
- a CDS encoding LysR family transcriptional regulator: protein MMTCIGIPDGSEAVLDLKQVRTFAEVAREKSFTRAASQLHYAQSSVTAQVHALESELGLPLFNRLGRQVELTAAGTQFLAYATRLLVLAEEARTSVQKSGQVVGPLVITASESLLTYRLPDLLRSFQCTYPGVQLTLHTSTQCASVSPLEPGIDIAITIDEPIEVPQLLVKRVRREPMLALVAKEHALAGQKKVTAAEIAEQQILLTERSCSYRALFERTLAQCGGRVSKCLEFASVEALKQCALARMGVAVLPEVVVADELEKGNLVALPWPEKRLAVYTQVVRHRDKWFSPVMQAFWSMALEMLAER from the coding sequence ATGATGACTTGCATCGGAATTCCTGATGGGAGTGAAGCTGTGCTCGACCTCAAACAGGTACGGACCTTTGCGGAAGTTGCGCGCGAAAAGAGCTTTACCCGCGCCGCCAGTCAGTTACATTACGCCCAGTCCAGTGTGACCGCGCAGGTGCATGCGCTTGAAAGCGAACTTGGATTGCCGTTGTTCAACAGGCTTGGCCGGCAGGTGGAACTGACGGCGGCAGGTACACAGTTCCTCGCTTATGCGACCCGTCTGCTGGTGCTCGCGGAAGAAGCGCGTACCTCCGTGCAGAAGAGCGGTCAGGTGGTTGGCCCTCTGGTGATTACCGCATCGGAGAGTCTGTTGACCTACCGTCTGCCGGATCTGTTGCGCAGTTTCCAGTGCACCTACCCTGGCGTACAACTCACGCTGCACACCAGTACGCAGTGCGCTTCGGTCAGCCCGCTAGAGCCGGGCATCGACATCGCTATCACCATCGACGAGCCGATCGAGGTCCCACAACTTCTGGTGAAGCGCGTCCGCCGGGAGCCGATGCTGGCTCTCGTTGCCAAGGAGCATGCGCTTGCCGGCCAGAAGAAAGTTACGGCTGCGGAGATTGCCGAGCAGCAGATACTGCTCACGGAGCGCAGCTGCAGTTATCGCGCATTATTCGAACGCACGCTGGCGCAGTGCGGAGGCCGTGTCAGCAAATGTCTGGAGTTCGCAAGTGTCGAGGCTCTGAAGCAGTGCGCGCTCGCACGTATGGGGGTCGCAGTGCTACCGGAGGTCGTGGTCGCGGATGAACTGGAGAAGGGAAACCTGGTTGCATTGCCGTGGCCGGAGAAGCGGCTCGCGGTCTATACCCAGGTCGTTCGCCATCGGGACAAGTGGTTTTCGCCGGTGATGCAGGCCTTCTGGTCTATGGCGTTGGAGATGTTAGCGGAACGATGA
- a CDS encoding alpha-mannosidase, with amino-acid sequence MRSMESSRPAFNGEYRNTSRRRLIRHVLLVGALSSAAFAQTMKAPDITSQPTLYVVPYAHLDTQWRWEFPQTISEYLLKTMRVNFDYMDRYPHYVFNWTGANRYRLMKEYFPSDYERMRGYIAAGRWYPAGSSVEEGDVNLPSAEGIFRQILYGNSYFRKDFGKASEEYMLPDCFGFPASLPSILAHAGIKGFSTQKLNAEWQPAPKIGGPNSPEQTPEGIPFNVGMWYGPDGKAVIAALNPGGYGSNTYTDLSKEPTEAVANAPQLTSEERARLSPQQLAALPPPRRNVEPNWVKRIDLDGKVTGLFADYHYVGTGDVGGATQESTVKLLEAIVTKSKTVLPTPPRGAFAMGETPKATESGAEVQVGEGPVHVVIATADQLFKDIPPSMTSKLPTVKGDLELINHSAGSLTSQAYHKRWVLKNELLADAAEKASLAASWMGGAAYPQQRLNDAWMLALGGHFHDTAAGTATPKSYEFAWNDDAIVANQVSGILTSASQTIASGLDTEGSGIPVVLFNPLNVEREDVVEADLHFPGAAPKSVTVTDAQGKEVPAQIAEGKVLFLATVPSVGYAVYHVQAAQKAAPSTGLKVTNSFLENARYLVKLNADGDVSSIYDKQTKKELLSAPVRLAISNDKPKQWPAWNMDFDQEQAAPRSYVAGKPTIRIKENGPVRVALEITREAEGSKFVQTISLSAGNTGNRVVWANNIDWKTLSANLKATFPLSASNENATYNWDLGTVQRPNANERQFEVASHKWIDLQDRSGSFGATILTDFKNASDKPNDNTIRLTLLRSPGLQPSTNGRPIPYSDQANQDWGHHEFVFGLAGHDGDWRSAQTDWQAYRMNAPVIAFQTGKHQGTLGKSFSLVHLNNSRIRVLALKKAEDNDDTILRMVELDGRPAQDIQVSFAGPIASAHEVNGQEQLLGDAVVEQGVLKTSFTAYQPKTFAIRLADATAKLNAVQSQSVPLQYDLAAGSNDDTATNGGGFDGKGNAIPAEMLPDKIDYHGVVFDLASAKTGNANAVVAKGQTIKLPEGHFNRVYILAASADGDQTGVFKIGTHTATLKIQDWTGYIGQWDTRLWKEQQPGRDWAISANHAAWPPADLQQREARPPAPRYPDDYIGLKPGFLKTAGLAWYASHIHTPQGLNQPYHYSYLFAYPIDVAEGAKTITLPNNDKIRILAISTAQESEKLTVATSLLDAPKPTAEPAASK; translated from the coding sequence ATGCGATCGATGGAATCTTCGCGCCCAGCCTTCAATGGTGAATATCGCAATACTTCCAGGCGGAGACTTATCCGCCATGTCTTATTGGTGGGCGCTCTCTCCAGCGCAGCCTTTGCCCAGACGATGAAGGCGCCCGATATTACCAGCCAGCCGACGCTCTACGTCGTTCCTTATGCACACCTCGATACCCAATGGCGTTGGGAGTTTCCCCAGACCATCAGCGAGTATCTGCTGAAGACCATGCGGGTGAACTTCGACTACATGGATCGCTATCCGCACTACGTCTTCAACTGGACCGGAGCCAATCGCTATCGTCTGATGAAGGAATACTTCCCTTCCGACTACGAACGGATGCGCGGCTATATCGCCGCCGGACGATGGTATCCCGCCGGCTCATCCGTCGAGGAAGGTGATGTCAATCTTCCCAGCGCAGAAGGTATCTTCCGCCAAATCCTGTATGGCAATAGCTACTTCCGTAAAGACTTCGGCAAAGCCAGCGAAGAGTACATGCTGCCGGACTGCTTTGGCTTCCCCGCATCGCTGCCCAGCATTCTTGCCCATGCCGGCATCAAGGGCTTCTCGACCCAGAAGCTGAATGCCGAGTGGCAGCCTGCTCCAAAGATCGGCGGCCCGAATTCACCAGAGCAGACGCCAGAAGGCATCCCGTTCAATGTCGGCATGTGGTACGGCCCCGATGGCAAAGCCGTGATCGCAGCCCTCAATCCGGGTGGCTACGGGAGCAATACCTACACCGACCTGAGCAAAGAACCGACAGAAGCTGTCGCCAACGCACCGCAGCTCACCAGCGAAGAGCGTGCACGCCTTTCACCGCAGCAGCTCGCCGCGCTTCCTCCTCCTCGCCGCAATGTGGAGCCGAACTGGGTGAAGCGCATCGATCTTGATGGAAAAGTGACGGGCCTCTTCGCCGACTATCACTACGTCGGCACCGGAGATGTGGGCGGCGCGACTCAGGAGTCCACCGTCAAACTCCTGGAAGCGATCGTTACTAAGAGCAAGACCGTTCTGCCGACACCGCCGCGCGGTGCATTTGCGATGGGCGAGACACCCAAAGCAACCGAAAGCGGAGCGGAAGTACAAGTTGGCGAGGGCCCGGTTCACGTCGTCATTGCGACTGCCGATCAGCTCTTCAAAGATATTCCCCCGTCCATGACCTCAAAGCTGCCGACGGTTAAGGGAGACCTCGAGCTCATCAACCATTCCGCCGGTTCGTTGACCTCGCAGGCCTATCACAAGCGCTGGGTCCTGAAGAATGAGCTTCTGGCCGATGCCGCGGAGAAGGCATCGCTTGCGGCGTCATGGATGGGAGGCGCCGCATATCCGCAACAGCGTTTGAATGATGCGTGGATGCTGGCGCTTGGAGGCCACTTCCATGACACGGCTGCGGGCACTGCTACACCGAAGTCATATGAGTTTGCGTGGAATGACGATGCCATTGTCGCCAACCAGGTCAGCGGCATCCTCACCAGCGCCAGCCAGACAATCGCCTCCGGGCTGGACACCGAAGGCTCGGGCATCCCTGTCGTTCTCTTCAATCCGCTGAACGTTGAGCGCGAAGATGTGGTCGAAGCCGATCTCCACTTTCCAGGAGCCGCGCCGAAGAGCGTGACAGTGACCGATGCCCAGGGCAAAGAAGTGCCGGCTCAGATCGCCGAAGGAAAGGTGCTCTTCCTGGCGACGGTCCCATCTGTGGGCTACGCCGTTTATCACGTGCAGGCGGCACAAAAAGCTGCTCCCTCAACCGGACTCAAGGTAACGAACTCTTTCCTTGAAAATGCTCGTTATCTCGTAAAGCTCAACGCGGATGGAGATGTCTCGAGCATCTACGACAAACAGACGAAGAAAGAACTTCTTTCCGCCCCTGTACGTCTTGCCATCTCCAATGACAAGCCAAAGCAGTGGCCGGCATGGAACATGGACTTCGATCAGGAGCAGGCAGCGCCTCGCTCCTATGTCGCCGGCAAGCCGACGATCCGCATCAAGGAGAATGGCCCAGTCCGCGTAGCTTTGGAAATCACGCGCGAAGCCGAGGGCTCGAAGTTCGTGCAGACCATCAGCCTCTCCGCCGGAAACACCGGTAACCGGGTGGTGTGGGCCAACAACATTGATTGGAAGACGCTCTCGGCCAACCTGAAAGCAACCTTCCCATTGAGCGCTTCGAACGAGAATGCCACCTACAACTGGGATCTTGGGACAGTTCAGAGGCCCAATGCCAACGAGCGACAGTTCGAGGTTGCCTCACACAAGTGGATCGATCTGCAGGACAGGAGCGGAAGCTTCGGAGCGACGATCCTGACCGACTTCAAGAATGCTTCCGACAAGCCGAATGACAACACCATCCGGCTGACACTTCTGCGCTCTCCGGGCCTGCAACCTTCCACCAACGGACGACCGATTCCCTATTCCGATCAGGCCAACCAGGACTGGGGACATCACGAGTTCGTCTTCGGTCTTGCCGGGCACGATGGCGACTGGCGTAGTGCGCAGACAGACTGGCAGGCCTATCGCATGAACGCTCCCGTCATCGCGTTCCAGACCGGCAAGCACCAGGGAACGCTTGGGAAATCGTTCTCGCTCGTCCATCTGAACAACTCGCGCATCCGCGTCCTGGCATTGAAGAAAGCCGAGGACAATGATGACACCATCCTTCGCATGGTGGAGCTCGACGGCAGACCGGCACAGGATATTCAGGTGTCTTTCGCTGGCCCGATTGCCTCCGCCCATGAAGTTAATGGACAAGAACAGCTCCTGGGTGATGCGGTCGTCGAACAAGGCGTCCTAAAGACATCGTTCACGGCCTATCAACCAAAAACCTTCGCCATTCGACTCGCCGACGCTACTGCCAAGCTGAATGCGGTTCAATCTCAATCCGTGCCGCTGCAGTATGACCTTGCCGCCGGCAGCAACGACGATACCGCAACCAATGGCGGCGGCTTCGACGGGAAAGGCAACGCAATTCCCGCCGAGATGCTTCCCGACAAGATCGACTATCACGGCGTGGTCTTCGACCTTGCATCCGCGAAGACGGGCAACGCAAATGCGGTGGTAGCAAAAGGCCAGACCATCAAGCTTCCGGAAGGACACTTCAACCGTGTCTATATCCTTGCCGCATCTGCTGATGGAGATCAGACCGGTGTCTTCAAGATCGGCACTCATACTGCGACGCTGAAAATCCAGGATTGGACCGGCTATATCGGCCAGTGGGATACGCGCCTCTGGAAAGAGCAGCAGCCCGGGCGCGACTGGGCCATCTCAGCCAATCATGCGGCATGGCCGCCGGCAGACCTGCAGCAGCGCGAGGCGCGTCCTCCGGCGCCTCGTTATCCGGACGACTATATCGGCCTGAAACCCGGCTTCCTGAAGACGGCCGGTCTCGCCTGGTACGCCTCGCACATTCATACGCCCCAAGGACTCAACCAGCCCTACCACTATTCCTATCTCTTTGCCTATCCGATCGACGTCGCGGAAGGCGCGAAGACCATCACACTGCCGAACAACGATAAGATTCGCATTCTCGCCATCTCCACGGCGCAGGAGAGCGAAAAGCTCACCGTCGCGACCTCTTTGCTGGATGCGCCGAAGCCCACCGCAGAACCCGCCGCCTCAAAATAA